One Desulfovibrio fairfieldensis genomic window carries:
- a CDS encoding flagellar hook-length control protein FliK, which produces MQILPTDTADTTLNFWGSMGNQSDASTDFMQTMQDAMNSVENGQDVSVNAALQNGSGQKQAMVESPYSRHTTDGVTYTLDEVCFTKQELQELREKLLKAGAPEESLKQFDVLAGQPDGATLAQVMASLMGTEKAAGVSDEDAETITALLGKIDPTGDLAASVLQCMGEGKGEDALALITDAFAKLDPDESIEISRDDALALGRGLGLNKNSLQSLADNFGRYDALRVTGEQFGNLMKPASMQFATDKANREKLDAALEQTLKPIISKARDRMEKEKAASALQNRKVEQSRILIDKTVQEQSREILSQTLQSGQQADDSPDAAEIASQSEAVSRKLNGKQSGAVGEAGGAENHDNLADKLARASANTDKSRNAASEAVPGVGAARVETAESGKNGSGSDAPAFENNSGQGKSKEWSELLGKVETRAAAPQANTGNSIVFSMLQGGQRLSEADPIQSNAAEDQTLSRQVAQQVERGLLSALKDGGTRLDLQLHPQELGAITLTLTARNGEVSARIRSEKSETAEMVTRQLDTIRANLEQQGIKVDKIEVQLQSQQGDDGRQWQNLDQHNSRQEEDARREELARLKNLATLRNSGENMQPEILEQPVHSLTQMARYATQSLHVVA; this is translated from the coding sequence ATGCAAATTCTTCCCACCGACACTGCTGATACCACGTTGAATTTTTGGGGCAGCATGGGCAACCAGTCCGATGCCTCCACTGATTTCATGCAGACCATGCAGGATGCCATGAATTCCGTGGAAAACGGGCAGGACGTGTCGGTAAACGCGGCTTTGCAGAACGGCTCCGGGCAAAAGCAGGCTATGGTGGAAAGCCCCTACAGCCGCCATACCACGGACGGCGTCACCTATACGCTGGATGAAGTCTGCTTCACCAAGCAGGAATTGCAAGAGTTACGCGAGAAACTGCTCAAAGCCGGTGCCCCCGAGGAAAGCCTGAAACAGTTCGACGTGCTGGCCGGTCAGCCTGACGGAGCCACCCTGGCCCAGGTCATGGCCAGCCTGATGGGCACGGAAAAGGCCGCCGGGGTAAGCGATGAGGACGCCGAAACCATCACCGCTCTGCTGGGCAAAATTGACCCCACCGGCGATCTCGCCGCTTCTGTTCTGCAGTGCATGGGTGAAGGCAAAGGCGAGGACGCGCTGGCTCTGATCACCGACGCCTTCGCCAAGCTGGACCCCGACGAAAGCATTGAAATCAGCCGTGACGACGCTCTTGCTCTGGGCAGGGGCCTGGGCCTGAACAAGAACAGCCTGCAAAGCCTTGCCGACAATTTCGGCAGATACGACGCCTTGCGCGTCACCGGCGAGCAGTTCGGCAACCTCATGAAGCCCGCCTCCATGCAGTTCGCCACGGACAAGGCCAATCGAGAAAAGCTGGACGCGGCTCTGGAGCAGACGCTCAAGCCCATCATCAGCAAAGCCCGCGACCGCATGGAAAAGGAAAAGGCGGCCAGCGCCCTGCAAAACCGCAAGGTGGAGCAAAGCCGGATTCTGATCGACAAGACCGTGCAGGAGCAGAGCCGGGAAATCCTCAGCCAGACCTTGCAATCAGGCCAGCAGGCCGACGACAGTCCGGATGCCGCTGAAATCGCCTCCCAGAGCGAGGCGGTGAGCCGCAAGCTGAACGGCAAGCAGAGCGGCGCCGTGGGAGAAGCGGGCGGCGCTGAAAACCATGACAACCTGGCGGACAAGCTGGCTCGCGCCTCGGCCAATACGGATAAATCCCGCAATGCCGCTTCAGAGGCGGTCCCCGGAGTCGGCGCGGCGCGTGTAGAAACGGCGGAGAGCGGTAAAAACGGCTCCGGCTCCGACGCCCCTGCCTTTGAAAACAACAGTGGACAAGGCAAGAGCAAGGAATGGAGCGAACTGCTGGGCAAAGTTGAAACGCGGGCTGCGGCTCCCCAGGCCAATACCGGCAATTCCATCGTCTTTTCCATGCTTCAGGGCGGGCAGCGCCTGTCTGAAGCGGACCCGATTCAGAGCAATGCCGCCGAGGACCAGACGCTTTCCCGCCAAGTGGCCCAGCAGGTGGAGCGCGGCCTGCTTTCCGCGCTCAAGGACGGGGGCACACGGCTGGACCTCCAACTGCATCCGCAGGAACTGGGGGCCATTACCCTCACGCTTACGGCCCGCAACGGCGAAGTGAGCGCGCGCATTCGTTCCGAAAAAAGCGAAACCGCTGAAATGGTCACCCGCCAGTTGGACACCATCCGCGCCAATCTGGAACAACAGGGCATCAAGGTGGACAAGATTGAAGTGCAGCTCCAGAGCCAGCAGGGGGACGACGGCCGCCAGTGGCAAAATCTGGATCAGCACAATTCCCGGCAGGAAGAAGATGCCCGCCGGGAAGAACTTGCCCGCCTCAAGAATCTCGCAACCCTGCGTAATTCTGGTGAAAATATGCAACCGGAGATTTTGGAACAGCCTGTGCATTCTCTGACGCAAATGGCAAGATATGCCACGCAGTCCCTGCATGTGGTGGCCTGA
- a CDS encoding glycosyltransferase family 9 protein, protein MSADPLLVLQLQRMGDLILTFPLLLALKKRWPGHPIWVAAEPQFFQELMPLAPEVVFFPPSHCPTLARGHYAAAINLSARPEAAACLAGLEAGLKLGPAALPDGLHVHGFWQLYRTALTQNNHHNAFHWSDLYRLDLESAVRPGQAGHILPKGAGSGRVALVLGASEAAKRPDALFWARLARRLASAGAMPVFLGGPAESALGQEVARLTQLPHANLCGRLPLRDVAAVLRGLDLCITPDTGPMHLADWLGVPVLNLSMGPVHARETGPTAPGQWVLRAAMSCVGCWQCRRSKLYCKQAFSPASVARAALAVLENPQDARPPARSGPLPGLSLCRTGRDALDLYRLEAVEDQEGRPAARSCRSLLEDFWQAAFLFLYDPSLRPLARQRLAALENAFPQLAQRLALGLARLCAQCADGLKQRSRELPADFWRAEPPLLRLFAGHTHMFLQNADFTPQGWQTAVDRLTALCGLCFPDKAQQ, encoded by the coding sequence ATGAGCGCGGATCCCCTGCTGGTTCTGCAATTGCAACGCATGGGGGACTTGATCCTTACCTTTCCCCTGCTGCTTGCCCTTAAAAAACGCTGGCCGGGCCATCCCATCTGGGTGGCGGCCGAGCCGCAGTTTTTCCAGGAACTGATGCCGCTGGCGCCGGAGGTAGTTTTTTTCCCCCCCTCGCATTGCCCCACCCTGGCGCGCGGGCACTACGCGGCGGCCATCAATCTGAGCGCCCGGCCCGAGGCCGCCGCCTGTCTGGCCGGTCTGGAAGCCGGGCTCAAGCTGGGCCCGGCGGCGCTGCCGGACGGCCTGCACGTCCATGGTTTCTGGCAACTCTATCGCACTGCCCTGACCCAGAACAATCACCATAACGCTTTTCACTGGTCGGATCTGTACCGTCTGGATCTGGAGTCCGCAGTGCGCCCCGGCCAAGCGGGACATATTCTGCCCAAGGGCGCGGGCAGCGGTCGCGTGGCTCTGGTGCTGGGGGCCAGTGAAGCGGCCAAACGCCCGGATGCCCTGTTCTGGGCCCGGCTGGCCCGTCGGCTGGCCAGTGCCGGGGCCATGCCGGTCTTTCTGGGCGGCCCGGCCGAAAGCGCACTGGGGCAGGAAGTGGCCCGTCTGACACAATTGCCGCATGCCAATCTTTGCGGCCGCCTGCCGCTCAGGGACGTGGCCGCCGTCCTGCGCGGCCTGGACCTCTGCATCACCCCGGATACAGGCCCAATGCACCTGGCCGACTGGCTCGGCGTGCCCGTGCTCAACCTTTCCATGGGGCCGGTTCATGCCCGTGAAACCGGCCCCACCGCCCCCGGTCAATGGGTTTTGCGCGCGGCCATGAGCTGTGTGGGATGCTGGCAATGCCGCCGCTCGAAACTGTACTGTAAGCAGGCCTTCAGCCCGGCCTCCGTGGCGCGCGCGGCTCTGGCCGTTCTGGAAAATCCCCAGGATGCCCGTCCGCCGGCCCGCAGCGGACCGCTGCCCGGCTTGTCCCTCTGCCGCACGGGCCGCGATGCCCTGGACCTCTATCGCCTTGAAGCCGTGGAAGATCAGGAAGGGCGCCCTGCGGCGCGCTCCTGCCGCTCTTTGCTGGAGGATTTCTGGCAGGCTGCTTTTTTGTTTCTGTATGATCCCTCACTGCGCCCTCTGGCTCGGCAACGCCTGGCGGCCCTGGAAAATGCCTTTCCGCAATTGGCGCAACGCCTGGCTTTGGGTCTGGCCCGCCTTTGCGCGCAATGCGCCGACGGCCTCAAGCAGCGCAGCCGGGAGCTGCCCGCAGACTTTTGGCGTGCGGAACCGCCCTTGCTGCGCCTTTTTGCCGGACATACGCATATGTTTCTGCAAAATGCCGATTTCACGCCGCAAGGCTGGCAGACGGCCGTGGACCGTCTGACCGCGCTGTGCGGCCTTTGCTTTCCCGATAAAGCGCAACAGTAA
- a CDS encoding CgeB family protein: MTRHRAPLFEAVFADGQCPGDVPVDILAHVDGRSFAMLGPGGAEREKSVVSSLSPEQCRDALPVLLGAGLGHALHLLLEEHDGPIAVVEKENSLQELTGVLASLPVDLRQRVLLVAVSDPQAALNELTHWQTRHNGKRLLPLALPFYLRLDRAYYGELREKLAASARFDFWSRAVHPRFREAAPRVLLLTSKYFLMGELEGACRKLGLAYKLITLKDDTLAREDFVQQLLEAVVSFKPDCCITLNHMGVDVEGVLMDLLARLQLPLASWFVDNPHLIIHLYSRCVSPWTALFTWDADNIESLRRTGFEHVFYLPLGTDPDRFHPSRAAVPDAWKADISFVGNSMLYKVGGRLKNGRFPRELLLPFREVSQAFMDSEQRSVADFLRLSFPEVHARYEALPDNEARLAYETAITWQATRLYRNGCVRRLLPFCPLIVGDRGWRIEFRREPCQPRYLDALSYYAELPAFYEHSAINFNCTSKQMKGAVNQRVFDVPAAGAFVLTDWRPQMEQLFEPDEMACYHDPEEIPDLARHYLAHPAERRKLAAAARNRVLACHTWEHRLQALLEHMRRIYGTPQAGKARS; encoded by the coding sequence ATGACCCGTCACCGCGCTCCGCTCTTTGAGGCGGTTTTCGCGGACGGCCAATGCCCCGGCGACGTCCCGGTCGACATATTGGCCCATGTGGATGGCCGCTCTTTCGCCATGCTCGGCCCCGGCGGCGCGGAGCGGGAGAAATCCGTGGTCAGCAGCCTTTCACCGGAACAGTGCCGGGACGCCCTACCTGTGTTGCTGGGCGCGGGTTTGGGACACGCCCTTCATCTTTTGCTTGAAGAGCACGACGGCCCCATCGCCGTGGTGGAAAAAGAAAATAGTTTGCAAGAGCTGACCGGCGTGTTGGCCTCTTTGCCTGTAGATCTGCGGCAGCGCGTGCTTCTGGTGGCTGTGTCTGACCCCCAAGCGGCGCTCAACGAATTGACCCACTGGCAGACGCGCCACAACGGCAAACGCCTGCTGCCCTTGGCCCTGCCTTTTTACCTGCGTCTGGACCGCGCCTATTACGGCGAGCTGCGCGAAAAACTCGCCGCCAGCGCCCGTTTTGACTTCTGGAGTCGCGCGGTACACCCCCGTTTCCGCGAGGCCGCGCCGCGCGTGCTCCTGCTGACCAGCAAATATTTCCTGATGGGCGAACTGGAAGGGGCCTGCCGCAAGCTGGGTCTCGCCTATAAGCTGATCACCCTCAAGGACGACACTCTGGCCCGCGAGGATTTTGTCCAGCAGTTGCTGGAGGCCGTGGTTTCGTTCAAGCCCGACTGCTGCATCACGCTCAACCATATGGGTGTGGACGTGGAGGGAGTGCTCATGGACCTGCTGGCCCGGCTGCAACTGCCGCTGGCCTCCTGGTTCGTGGATAATCCCCACCTGATCATCCACCTCTACTCGCGTTGTGTCAGTCCCTGGACGGCTTTGTTCACCTGGGACGCGGACAATATCGAAAGTCTGCGCCGCACAGGCTTTGAGCACGTTTTTTATCTGCCCTTGGGGACGGACCCGGATCGCTTCCACCCGAGCCGCGCGGCGGTTCCCGATGCCTGGAAGGCTGACATCTCCTTTGTGGGCAACTCCATGCTCTACAAGGTGGGCGGCCGCCTGAAGAACGGGCGCTTCCCGCGTGAACTGCTGCTGCCCTTCCGCGAGGTTTCCCAAGCCTTTATGGACAGCGAGCAGCGTTCCGTCGCGGATTTTCTGCGCCTGTCCTTTCCCGAGGTCCATGCCCGCTACGAGGCCCTGCCCGACAACGAAGCCCGGCTGGCCTATGAAACGGCCATCACCTGGCAGGCCACCCGCCTGTATCGCAACGGATGCGTGCGCCGTCTGCTGCCCTTTTGCCCCCTGATCGTGGGCGACCGGGGCTGGCGGATCGAATTTCGGCGCGAGCCCTGCCAGCCCCGCTATCTGGACGCCTTGAGCTACTATGCGGAGTTGCCCGCTTTTTACGAGCATTCCGCCATCAATTTCAACTGCACCAGCAAGCAGATGAAAGGCGCGGTCAACCAGCGCGTTTTCGACGTGCCCGCCGCCGGGGCTTTTGTGCTCACGGACTGGCGGCCGCAGATGGAGCAGCTTTTCGAGCCCGATGAAATGGCCTGTTATCACGATCCGGAAGAAATCCCCGATCTGGCGCGTCACTATCTGGCCCACCCGGCCGAACGCCGCAAACTGGCCGCTGCCGCGCGCAATCGGGTGCTGGCCTGCCACACCTGGGAGCACAGACTTCAAGCGCTGCTTGAACATATGCGCCGGATCTACGGAACTCCCCAGGCGGGCAAGGCGCGTTCATGA
- a CDS encoding FapA family protein, which produces MQYYLRHYFNPDFDYLRPKPGIGEDGESSDLYSLGYVQNVIAGQLLAEVIPLEQAGAEPDPRFVLSRPVLPGGANTRVDPAYPNYLLSTSNGYVFYNNGKITVKRLLNVRQDVSFRTGNIFFVGDMAVHGSVRSGFSVQANNLRIMGMVEGGVARARRDLMVDGGARGGAGQHCLLDAGDKLLTPFLEKIEARARGNMVVEKYCLYSTVYAGANMVVREQVYGSTINAYGSVYVGRQLGNKAAISTKIYLGYDPLSIRQLEKIDKIISGLSQSITHLKAVAGHLPPDANEASRKLARLVEQRERIMKQRTELWSKLYLDENYMQNCRLMVPGKVYPGVEISVGRAFMLVERPYENVLFRLCYDDIIVEPLPPADKGKGK; this is translated from the coding sequence GTGCAATACTATCTTCGACATTATTTCAACCCGGACTTTGACTATCTGCGCCCGAAACCCGGCATCGGCGAAGACGGCGAGAGCTCAGACCTCTACAGTCTGGGCTACGTGCAGAATGTCATTGCCGGGCAGCTTCTGGCCGAGGTCATCCCTCTGGAGCAGGCTGGGGCGGAACCGGATCCGCGCTTTGTGCTTTCCAGGCCTGTGCTCCCCGGTGGAGCCAATACCCGGGTGGACCCGGCCTATCCCAACTATCTGCTCTCAACCTCCAACGGCTACGTTTTTTACAACAACGGGAAAATCACGGTCAAGCGTCTGCTCAATGTACGTCAGGACGTCAGCTTCCGCACGGGCAACATTTTCTTTGTGGGAGACATGGCCGTGCACGGTTCGGTACGTTCCGGTTTTTCCGTGCAGGCCAACAATCTCCGGATCATGGGCATGGTGGAGGGCGGCGTGGCGCGTGCCCGCCGTGATCTGATGGTGGACGGCGGCGCGCGCGGCGGCGCGGGCCAGCATTGCCTTCTGGACGCGGGGGACAAACTGCTCACGCCCTTTCTGGAAAAGATCGAAGCGCGCGCCCGCGGCAACATGGTTGTCGAAAAATACTGCCTGTACAGCACGGTTTACGCCGGGGCCAACATGGTGGTGCGCGAACAGGTCTACGGCAGCACCATCAACGCCTACGGCAGCGTCTATGTGGGCAGACAGCTGGGCAACAAGGCGGCCATTTCCACCAAGATATATCTGGGGTACGATCCACTGAGCATTCGCCAGCTGGAAAAAATCGACAAGATTATTTCCGGCCTGTCCCAGTCCATCACCCACCTCAAGGCCGTGGCCGGACATCTGCCGCCCGACGCCAATGAGGCCAGCCGCAAACTGGCCCGGCTCGTCGAGCAGCGCGAACGGATCATGAAGCAGCGTACCGAGCTCTGGTCAAAGCTCTACCTGGACGAAAACTACATGCAGAACTGCCGCCTGATGGTACCGGGAAAGGTCTATCCCGGTGTGGAAATCTCCGTGGGCCGGGCCTTCATGCTGGTGGAGCGGCCTTATGAAAACGTGCTCTTCCGGCTCTGTTACGACGATATTATTGTGGAGCCCCTGCCTCCGGCCGACAAGGGCAAGGGAAAATGA
- a CDS encoding STAS domain-containing protein produces the protein MFDLQAELYNKIIILRLTGDILLADVVEFNQQMENHIAAPDIAQVVVDLSRAGQMDNAGLGVLVSISTKLQGRGRRLILLCPAPHVAQLLKDAEVEGFFPTYESEEELKGYVPDAAE, from the coding sequence ATGTTTGATCTGCAAGCGGAGTTATATAATAAGATCATTATCCTGCGCCTGACCGGCGATATACTTCTGGCTGACGTGGTCGAGTTCAATCAGCAGATGGAAAACCACATAGCGGCACCGGACATCGCCCAGGTGGTGGTGGATCTCAGCCGGGCGGGACAAATGGACAATGCCGGACTGGGCGTCCTTGTGAGCATCAGCACCAAACTTCAGGGGCGGGGGCGCAGGCTGATTTTGCTCTGTCCCGCGCCGCATGTGGCACAACTTTTGAAAGACGCTGAAGTAGAAGGTTTTTTCCCCACGTATGAAAGTGAGGAAGAGCTTAAAGGGTACGTTCCGGACGCGGCGGAATAG
- the dtd gene encoding D-aminoacyl-tRNA deacylase — MRIVAQRVREASVSVDDRVVAAIGQGLLALVGFGRDDGPDFHQSPAFAGMARKLLDLRIFPGQGDAAHKFHCSLQDFSGQVLLVPQFTLYADCRKGRRPSFTDAGDPAWAAAMFERFVRHVDEACHGSVSSGIFGAEMEVRLCNWGPVTIWLDSTRLFS, encoded by the coding sequence ATGCGCATAGTGGCCCAACGGGTTCGCGAGGCCTCGGTCAGCGTGGACGACCGCGTTGTGGCCGCCATCGGCCAGGGGCTGCTGGCCTTGGTGGGTTTTGGCCGGGATGACGGGCCGGACTTTCACCAAAGTCCGGCCTTTGCGGGCATGGCCCGCAAGCTTCTGGATCTGCGCATTTTCCCGGGCCAGGGCGACGCGGCTCACAAGTTCCACTGCTCCCTTCAGGACTTCAGCGGCCAGGTGTTGCTGGTGCCCCAGTTCACCCTGTATGCCGATTGCCGCAAAGGCCGTCGGCCTTCCTTTACTGACGCCGGCGACCCGGCCTGGGCCGCCGCGATGTTCGAACGTTTTGTCAGGCATGTTGACGAAGCATGTCACGGAAGCGTATCTTCAGGTATATTTGGAGCCGAAATGGAAGTGCGCCTCTGCAACTGGGGGCCTGTGACCATTTGGCTGGATTCCACCCGGCTTTTTTCATAA
- a CDS encoding long-chain-fatty-acid--CoA ligase has translation MNTELYRPWFAHYEDFVPRTVEIWDKPLYSLLDEAAAAYPHRNALIFQNTRITYKSLLERAELFAGALRRMGVEPGQRVAIMLPNLPQTMIAFWGAIKAGAVVVMTNPLYMEKELRENMQDSGAEHMILLDLLWPRVAALRDRLPLRNFIITGVGDALSFPLNWLYRFKQARNPKEPIPYDGKHVFEWKSFCKGAQRHTEPIADTLHDPVMLQYTGGTTGLPKGVTLTHANLGTNCRQVLDIIHVSAKEHHIFISLLPFFHVYGLTTGLIIPVALAATTLPLPRYVPQDVLRIIARHKPTIFPGAPSVYISLLQQKDLARYNLHSIRICVSGSAPLPREIFRRFQEATGAAILEGYGLTEASPITHINPLGRQGQKENSIGMPLPGTDARIVDMEGGSLTLPPGKMGELVIQGPQVMSGYWRRPDETASALRNGWLYTGDLATMDEDGYFYIVDRKKDMVIVGGYNVYPREVDEVLLEHPKIMEAVTVGISDDVRGEVLKAYVVPCPGESLNKSEIIAWCRSKLASYKVPRLVEFREELPKTIVGKVLRRALREEEERKAGRRKNRQAGQKNAASADASPRREVPTERTPREGT, from the coding sequence ATGAACACTGAGTTGTATCGGCCCTGGTTCGCCCATTATGAGGATTTCGTGCCCCGTACCGTGGAGATCTGGGACAAGCCCCTTTATTCCCTGCTGGACGAGGCCGCCGCGGCCTATCCCCATCGTAACGCACTGATCTTCCAGAACACGCGCATTACCTATAAAAGCTTGCTCGAACGGGCGGAACTCTTTGCCGGGGCTCTGCGGCGCATGGGCGTGGAACCGGGTCAGCGGGTGGCCATCATGCTGCCCAATCTGCCCCAGACCATGATCGCCTTCTGGGGAGCCATCAAGGCCGGGGCCGTGGTGGTCATGACCAATCCGCTCTACATGGAAAAGGAACTGCGGGAAAACATGCAGGATTCCGGGGCGGAACATATGATCCTGCTGGATCTGCTCTGGCCGCGCGTGGCCGCGTTGCGCGACCGCCTGCCGCTGCGCAATTTCATCATTACCGGCGTGGGCGACGCCCTTTCCTTTCCTCTCAACTGGCTGTACCGCTTCAAGCAGGCCCGGAATCCCAAGGAGCCCATCCCCTACGACGGCAAGCATGTCTTTGAGTGGAAGAGCTTTTGCAAAGGCGCGCAGCGCCATACGGAGCCCATTGCGGACACGCTGCACGACCCGGTCATGCTCCAGTATACCGGGGGCACCACCGGTCTGCCCAAGGGCGTCACCCTGACCCATGCCAATCTGGGCACCAACTGCCGGCAGGTGCTGGACATCATCCACGTCTCGGCCAAAGAGCACCATATTTTTATTTCCCTGCTGCCCTTCTTTCATGTCTACGGCCTGACCACCGGCCTGATCATCCCCGTGGCCCTTGCCGCCACCACCCTGCCCCTGCCGCGCTATGTGCCGCAGGACGTGCTGCGCATCATCGCCCGCCACAAGCCCACGATTTTTCCGGGCGCGCCGTCCGTCTATATTTCGCTCTTGCAGCAGAAGGATCTGGCCCGTTATAATCTGCACAGCATCCGGATCTGCGTTTCCGGCTCGGCCCCGTTGCCGCGTGAAATTTTCCGCCGCTTCCAGGAGGCTACCGGCGCCGCCATTCTGGAAGGCTACGGCCTGACCGAGGCCTCGCCCATCACCCATATCAATCCCCTGGGCCGCCAGGGCCAGAAAGAAAATTCCATCGGCATGCCCTTGCCCGGCACGGACGCCCGCATTGTGGATATGGAAGGCGGCTCCCTGACCTTGCCCCCCGGCAAGATGGGGGAACTGGTCATCCAGGGCCCCCAGGTCATGAGCGGCTATTGGCGGCGACCCGACGAAACGGCCAGCGCCCTGCGCAACGGCTGGCTTTATACCGGCGACTTGGCGACCATGGATGAGGACGGTTATTTTTATATTGTGGACCGCAAGAAAGACATGGTCATTGTGGGCGGTTACAATGTCTATCCGCGTGAAGTGGATGAGGTATTGCTGGAGCACCCCAAAATCATGGAAGCCGTCACGGTGGGCATCAGCGACGATGTGCGCGGGGAAGTGCTCAAGGCCTATGTGGTGCCCTGTCCCGGCGAAAGCCTGAACAAATCCGAGATCATTGCCTGGTGCCGCAGCAAACTGGCTTCCTATAAGGTGCCGCGCCTGGTGGAGTTCCGCGAGGAATTGCCCAAAACCATTGTGGGCAAGGTCTTGCGCCGGGCGTTGCGTGAAGAGGAAGAGCGCAAAGCCGGCCGCAGGAAAAACCGGCAGGCGGGCCAGAAAAACGCGGCCTCCGCCGACGCGTCTCCACGCCGGGAGGTTCCGACCGAACGTACGCCGAGGGAGGGGACCTGA
- the ispD gene encoding 2-C-methyl-D-erythritol 4-phosphate cytidylyltransferase: MPENSQPEKPWGLILAAGSGSRLAAVVGGCPKQFLCWRDVPLYWHAARAMSRSAVVAGIVFVFPPDRRTAEEERLHALYAREDLGLPWLAAAGGALRQDSVRLGLAVLPHRTRYVLVHDAARPFLSPALVRRVCEALRRGAPAVVPGLPVTDTIKMVDDGRVAATLPRARLAAVQTPQGFNLTLLRQAHQHALDAGLAVTDDAALMEVQGHEVLIVPGEAANVKITHPEDLSLLAGEQAMPRPCAGMGYDVHRYGPGRPLKLGGVLIPGGPEVVAHSDGDVLLHALMDALLGCAALGDIGQHFPDSQARYEGISSAVLLDQVLEMLRGAGLELSHVDLTIVAQTPRLSPFREEIRKNVARLLGLDTARVNLKATTEEGLGFTGRSEGIKAYAVVSALADGTPSFSAQAVPSPDL, translated from the coding sequence ATGCCTGAAAATTCCCAGCCGGAAAAACCCTGGGGCCTGATCCTGGCCGCCGGGAGCGGCAGCCGTCTGGCGGCCGTTGTCGGCGGCTGTCCCAAACAGTTTTTATGCTGGCGGGACGTCCCGCTGTATTGGCACGCGGCGCGCGCCATGAGCCGCAGCGCCGTGGTGGCCGGTATTGTTTTTGTTTTCCCCCCTGACCGGCGTACCGCCGAGGAAGAGCGCTTGCATGCCCTTTACGCGCGAGAGGATCTCGGCCTGCCTTGGCTGGCGGCGGCCGGCGGCGCGTTGCGCCAGGATTCCGTGCGCCTGGGTCTGGCGGTCCTGCCGCATCGGACGCGGTACGTGCTGGTGCATGACGCGGCCCGCCCCTTTCTGAGCCCGGCCCTGGTACGCCGCGTTTGTGAGGCCCTGCGCCGGGGCGCGCCCGCGGTCGTTCCCGGTCTGCCCGTCACTGACACTATCAAAATGGTGGACGACGGGCGTGTTGCGGCTACCCTGCCGCGCGCCCGGCTGGCGGCGGTGCAGACACCCCAGGGATTTAACCTGACCTTGCTGCGTCAGGCCCACCAACATGCCTTGGATGCGGGCCTGGCCGTCACCGACGACGCCGCGCTGATGGAAGTTCAGGGCCACGAAGTGCTTATTGTGCCCGGTGAGGCTGCCAACGTGAAAATCACCCATCCCGAAGATCTTTCCCTGCTGGCCGGAGAACAGGCTATGCCCCGCCCCTGCGCGGGCATGGGCTACGACGTGCATCGTTACGGTCCGGGGCGCCCGTTGAAGCTGGGCGGCGTGCTCATTCCCGGCGGCCCGGAAGTTGTGGCTCATTCCGACGGCGACGTGCTGCTGCACGCGCTCATGGACGCCCTGCTGGGCTGCGCGGCCCTGGGCGACATAGGCCAGCACTTCCCCGACAGCCAGGCCCGCTATGAGGGCATTTCTTCAGCCGTGTTGCTGGATCAGGTTCTGGAAATGCTGCGCGGCGCAGGGCTTGAGCTCAGCCATGTGGATTTGACCATCGTGGCCCAGACGCCCCGCCTGTCGCCCTTCCGTGAAGAAATACGCAAGAATGTGGCCCGGCTGCTGGGCCTGGACACGGCGCGGGTCAACCTCAAGGCTACCACCGAGGAAGGCCTGGGCTTTACCGGGCGGTCCGAGGGCATCAAGGCCTATGCCGTGGTCAGCGCGCTGGCCGACGGCACGCCGTCCTTTTCCGCACAGGCTGTTCCATCCCCCGATCTCTGA
- a CDS encoding zinc ribbon domain-containing protein, with protein sequence MSSAVYLDQIKQLVELQKVDDAIFAVKQELESAPRELEDLEQRFEAAEAQRNRVLDKLAHLQEQQKRLSLEIDDDSARIKKSKNKLMQVGNTREYHAMMREMDSMEKINRSREEEKMTLMEELQLQNDTLAEIDRDYSALKAELEVKREGLEEKLKKAGINLDSLNQKRAQVSKAIPQPVFMRYEFIRVRLEHPVIVAVTDGICSGCNIAVPPQSFIELQRGQQILSCPNCQRLIFWCEHFSLPEEAVAAPKPVPLTD encoded by the coding sequence ATGAGCAGTGCCGTTTACTTGGATCAGATAAAGCAGTTAGTGGAATTGCAGAAGGTGGATGACGCCATCTTCGCTGTCAAGCAGGAGCTGGAAAGCGCGCCCCGCGAGCTTGAGGATCTGGAGCAACGCTTTGAGGCCGCCGAGGCTCAGCGCAATCGCGTCCTGGACAAGCTGGCGCATCTCCAGGAACAGCAGAAACGCCTGTCCCTGGAGATTGACGACGATTCCGCCAGGATCAAAAAGAGCAAAAACAAGCTCATGCAGGTGGGCAATACCCGCGAATATCACGCCATGATGCGTGAAATGGACAGCATGGAGAAAATCAACCGCTCCCGTGAGGAAGAAAAGATGACCCTCATGGAAGAATTGCAGTTGCAGAACGACACGCTGGCCGAAATTGATCGGGATTACTCCGCCCTTAAAGCCGAGCTGGAAGTCAAACGTGAAGGTCTGGAAGAAAAGCTGAAGAAAGCCGGAATCAATCTGGATTCTCTGAACCAGAAGCGTGCTCAGGTCAGCAAGGCCATTCCCCAGCCCGTGTTCATGCGCTATGAGTTCATTCGCGTGCGTCTGGAACATCCGGTCATTGTGGCTGTGACGGACGGCATCTGCTCCGGCTGCAATATCGCGGTGCCCCCGCAGTCCTTCATTGAGTTGCAGCGCGGCCAGCAGATTCTGAGCTGCCCCAACTGCCAGCGCCTGATTTTCTGGTGCGAGCATTTCAGCCTGCCGGAAGAGGCTGTTGCGGCTCCCAAGCCTGTACCCCTGACGGATTAG